From Algoriphagus sp. NG3, the proteins below share one genomic window:
- a CDS encoding alpha/beta hydrolase, whose translation MQHLETSYQTHDGLELYLQAWIPDIPKAALLLVHGLGEHSSRYKHLVEKLNDIGVSVFTFDGRGHGKSAKGKPDAYFEAGEDYLRDIDALFGKVKSYSPGLPVFIHGHSMGGGMVAAYALKYNPDVAGLILSSPAIMEAEGTPKFLKAVAGVVSTYLPRLKVLKLNAKKISRIQEEVSSYLDDPLIYTEPIPARTGYELLQIMKYIQENAGSFSLPFLLVHGSADELTNPKGSGLLFAKAASSDKTLKIFPGGYHELINDLDREEVMELIVKWIKDRI comes from the coding sequence GTGCAGCATTTGGAAACTTCTTATCAGACTCATGACGGTCTGGAACTCTATTTACAAGCTTGGATACCTGATATTCCAAAAGCTGCATTATTACTTGTACATGGCTTGGGAGAGCATAGTTCAAGATACAAGCATTTGGTTGAGAAGTTAAATGACATAGGTGTGTCTGTTTTTACATTTGACGGGAGAGGGCATGGTAAATCAGCAAAAGGCAAGCCTGATGCATATTTTGAAGCTGGAGAAGATTACCTACGGGATATTGATGCCTTGTTTGGAAAGGTGAAATCGTATTCTCCCGGGTTGCCAGTTTTCATTCATGGACATAGTATGGGCGGGGGGATGGTGGCAGCCTATGCTTTGAAGTATAATCCGGATGTCGCTGGTCTGATCTTAAGTTCTCCGGCAATCATGGAAGCAGAAGGAACCCCAAAATTTCTCAAGGCAGTTGCTGGAGTGGTCAGTACTTACTTGCCAAGGCTGAAAGTTTTAAAATTGAATGCCAAGAAGATTTCCAGAATCCAGGAAGAAGTCTCCAGCTACCTTGATGATCCTCTGATATATACTGAACCTATTCCGGCAAGAACAGGCTATGAATTGTTGCAAATAATGAAATATATCCAGGAAAATGCAGGGAGTTTTAGCTTACCATTTTTGCTCGTTCATGGATCTGCTGATGAGCTTACCAATCCAAAAGGTTCTGGATTGCTTTTCGCAAAAGCGGCTTCTAGTGACAAAACCCTGAAAATATTCCCTGGAGGCTACCATGAGTTGATAAATGATCTGGATAGGGAAGAGGTAATGGAATTAATTGTGAAATGGATAAAGGATCGGATTTAA
- a CDS encoding PD-(D/E)XK nuclease family protein, whose amino-acid sequence MHSFLRNTAREILSSGVDLQKLTVVLPNRRAGLFFTQHLGSLITEPTWMPEVKTIEEIFYDLAGNRPADDLTLIFELFRVYQDINPEAETFDRFYFWGEMILKDFNDVDQFMADAEKLYHHLSEIKELESDLSFLNESQIQLIRQFWSSFVRQDRDHQEKFLKFWQLLSPLYTSFKASLAVSGLAYSGMLYRKVAESLASIAPPEKALHFVGFNAFTGTEEALIKHYITEFGAKIYWDVDAYYLEDQVQEAGMFFRDYQKDKIFGPTFPEHIPTQIDDRRAIIKTYATPLKTNQANLVGSILEKIPAGEAWEETVVILPDEQMLFPVLHTLPDQVDKVNVTMGYPVKNAPVYSFLEAVLEMQRFIKEEDGKVLFYHTAVKNLLSSIYLKSINPGFAEKLMEEMQLLNQIHVSAEKLHQGGYLYQLIFQKLENDSLFPYLAALMEALAERLKDEPLQRSYLYQCFKQLTRLREIFAGQDILSINREFFIRLFRQVFREVKLPFEGEPLQGLQVMGVLESRNLDFKRVIICNMNEDSFPPSAGLNSMIPFNIRKAFGLPVQEQNDSIYAYTFYRLLHSAEEVHMIYTTASDQGKAGEKSRYIQQMAVELGREMEEEVVFIPIDQKSPEAITIHKDREVLALLDKYLIDEHGFSQTSFSPSALSVFLDCRLKFYLQYLANIQEKQEVSEEIDAAVFGNLAHLSMEILYQDFAKRKGRTLVEKSDFEELGKNWVFPAIEKAIRSFYHLEGEADTKLNGQMAIARDVLQKYLHQILKIDEESAPFRLISLEKEKKYTAGLLIETAGGKQTVSLKGIIDRVDEHNGSVRLIDYKSGQDNKTFPDVPSLFDRKNKSRNKAAMQTMFYGLIYQATHPENALPLKPAIFNLREMFGDNFNPYLQQKLPRKDGIEVNDYRQFEAEYRAGLKGLLEDIYNPASPFDQTEDLKKCEYCPYKEICGR is encoded by the coding sequence ATGCATAGTTTTTTAAGAAATACGGCAAGAGAGATCCTTTCCAGCGGAGTAGATCTGCAGAAGCTTACTGTAGTGTTGCCAAACAGGCGCGCAGGTTTGTTTTTCACCCAGCATCTGGGCAGTCTGATCACCGAACCTACCTGGATGCCAGAAGTGAAAACTATAGAGGAAATCTTCTATGATCTTGCAGGCAACCGGCCAGCGGATGACCTGACCTTGATTTTTGAGTTGTTTCGCGTTTACCAGGATATCAATCCAGAGGCGGAGACTTTTGATCGGTTTTACTTTTGGGGAGAAATGATCCTCAAGGACTTCAATGATGTGGATCAGTTTATGGCTGATGCGGAAAAGCTTTATCATCACCTGTCGGAAATCAAAGAGCTGGAGTCAGACCTCAGTTTTTTGAACGAAAGTCAGATCCAGCTCATCAGACAATTCTGGTCTTCTTTTGTCCGGCAGGACAGAGATCATCAGGAGAAGTTTCTCAAATTTTGGCAGTTGCTCAGTCCCCTTTATACAAGTTTTAAAGCTTCTTTAGCTGTGTCGGGCTTGGCATATTCAGGTATGCTTTATAGGAAGGTAGCAGAGTCTTTGGCTTCCATTGCTCCACCTGAGAAAGCGCTTCATTTTGTAGGTTTCAATGCATTTACAGGTACAGAGGAAGCTTTGATCAAGCATTACATCACTGAATTTGGCGCAAAAATCTATTGGGATGTGGATGCTTATTATCTGGAGGATCAGGTGCAGGAAGCGGGCATGTTTTTCCGTGATTATCAAAAAGACAAAATATTCGGGCCTACTTTTCCTGAACACATCCCGACTCAGATAGATGACAGAAGAGCAATCATAAAGACCTATGCGACCCCACTGAAGACCAATCAGGCAAATCTTGTAGGATCGATTCTGGAGAAAATCCCGGCTGGAGAAGCCTGGGAAGAAACAGTGGTGATTCTGCCGGATGAGCAGATGCTGTTTCCCGTGTTGCACACGCTACCTGATCAAGTGGATAAGGTAAATGTCACGATGGGTTATCCGGTGAAAAATGCTCCGGTGTATTCTTTTTTGGAGGCGGTGTTGGAGATGCAGCGATTCATCAAGGAGGAGGATGGAAAAGTACTCTTTTATCATACAGCTGTCAAAAACCTGTTGAGTTCTATTTATCTAAAAAGCATAAACCCTGGCTTTGCTGAGAAGTTGATGGAGGAAATGCAGCTTTTGAACCAGATTCATGTTTCTGCTGAAAAGCTACATCAAGGCGGATATCTTTATCAGCTTATCTTCCAGAAGCTGGAGAATGATTCTCTTTTCCCTTATTTGGCTGCTTTGATGGAAGCTCTGGCGGAGCGGCTGAAAGATGAGCCTTTGCAGCGTTCCTATCTTTATCAGTGCTTCAAGCAGTTGACCCGGTTAAGGGAGATTTTTGCAGGTCAGGACATTCTGAGTATCAACAGAGAGTTTTTTATCCGTTTATTTCGTCAGGTTTTCCGGGAGGTGAAGTTGCCTTTCGAGGGAGAACCTCTCCAAGGTTTGCAGGTCATGGGTGTACTGGAATCGAGGAACCTTGATTTCAAGCGGGTAATTATCTGCAATATGAACGAAGATAGTTTTCCACCTTCCGCAGGTCTGAATTCTATGATCCCGTTCAATATTCGAAAGGCTTTTGGCTTGCCGGTTCAGGAGCAGAATGACTCGATTTATGCCTATACGTTTTATCGCCTGCTGCATAGTGCTGAGGAAGTGCATATGATCTACACTACTGCTTCGGATCAGGGAAAAGCAGGGGAAAAGAGCCGGTATATCCAGCAGATGGCGGTGGAGTTGGGAAGAGAGATGGAAGAAGAGGTGGTTTTCATCCCGATAGATCAAAAGTCACCAGAAGCTATCACTATCCATAAAGACAGGGAGGTTTTGGCATTGCTGGACAAGTATCTGATCGATGAGCATGGATTTTCCCAAACTTCCTTTTCTCCCTCGGCTCTGAGCGTTTTCTTGGATTGCAGGCTGAAATTCTACCTTCAATACCTGGCAAATATCCAGGAGAAACAGGAAGTAAGTGAGGAGATCGATGCGGCTGTTTTTGGGAATTTGGCCCACTTGAGTATGGAGATTTTGTATCAGGATTTTGCGAAGCGAAAGGGGAGGACTTTGGTGGAAAAGTCAGATTTTGAGGAATTGGGCAAAAACTGGGTTTTCCCTGCCATAGAAAAAGCCATCAGGTCATTTTACCATTTGGAGGGAGAGGCAGATACCAAACTGAATGGTCAGATGGCTATTGCCAGGGATGTATTGCAGAAATACCTGCACCAGATTTTGAAAATTGATGAGGAATCGGCACCATTCCGCTTGATTTCTCTGGAAAAGGAGAAAAAATATACGGCAGGTTTACTGATAGAAACTGCCGGGGGAAAGCAGACTGTTTCGCTTAAAGGGATTATTGACCGGGTGGATGAGCACAATGGATCAGTAAGATTGATTGACTATAAGTCCGGGCAGGACAACAAAACCTTTCCGGATGTCCCTTCACTTTTTGACAGGAAAAACAAGTCCCGGAATAAGGCAGCTATGCAGACCATGTTTTATGGGTTGATCTATCAGGCTACCCATCCTGAAAATGCACTGCCTCTCAAGCCTGCGATATTTAACCTCAGGGAGATGTTTGGTGATAATTTTAATCCTTATTTACAGCAGAAGTTGCCCAGAAAGGATGGAATTGAAGTCAATGATTACCGGCAGTTTGAGGCTGAATACAGAGCCGGATTGAAGGGATTATTAGAGGATATTTACAATCCCGCATCGCCATTTGACCAGACTGAAGATTTGAAGAAATGTGAGTACTGTCCTTATAAGGAAATTTGTGGACGGTAG
- a CDS encoding alpha-glucuronidase family glycosyl hydrolase, with amino-acid sequence MHKPIYLTALLWLCISLNCFAKDGYKLWLDYQPIQVPQLKSDVGSLLSGIYFFGENPTYEAIRNELNLASQSMLEKAPVYSKDRLQNTKLWIGTREQLSQVLSLTKQAEIKALGEDGFWRGKVELDGNSFYAIIGNRPVGTLYGTYNWLNSIQSNTFDKSTELADAPKINIRMLNHWDNLDRTVERGYAGFSIWDWHRLPGYIDPRYVDYARANASLGINAVSLTNVNANALIMTTDFMKKAKALADVFRPYGIKVFLTARFSAPMQLEGLKTADPLDPEVIAFWKKKADELYTHIPDFGGFLVKANSEGQPGPHEYGRNHAEGANMLADALAPHGGVLIWRAFVYSHEDEVDRHMQANNEFEPLDGKFKDNVIIQIKNGAIDFQPREPFHPLYGAINETNVGMEFQITQEYLGQATNLVYLAPMWEEVLKTKTYKPSPVSTVGSILEGKETGQKMTLIAGVSNIGTDHNWTGHLFAQSNWFAFGKMAWNPEVTSHEIAEEWTKLTFGLDREVVSKVGEILMESHEAAVDYMTPLGLHHIMGRSHHYGPGPWVMGGRADWTAPYYHQADSLGIGFDRTGEGSGALEQYAPEIVKKWSDPNQIPEKYLLWFHHLPWDFQLKDGNTLWEGIAYHYDRGVKEVREMQATWASLESKIDPEEFDHVKQLLEIQEEEAEWWRNACLLYFQTFSKLPFPDDIEQPEGDLEYYKSLQFPNAPGI; translated from the coding sequence ATGCACAAACCTATTTATCTAACAGCACTTCTTTGGCTGTGTATCTCACTAAATTGCTTTGCCAAAGATGGCTACAAGCTTTGGCTGGATTATCAGCCTATCCAAGTACCCCAACTTAAATCAGACGTGGGGTCATTACTGTCCGGAATTTACTTTTTTGGTGAAAACCCTACCTATGAAGCTATCAGAAATGAGCTAAATCTTGCTTCACAAAGCATGCTTGAGAAAGCTCCCGTCTATTCCAAAGACAGGCTACAAAACACAAAACTCTGGATAGGAACAAGAGAGCAACTTTCCCAAGTCCTTTCCCTCACAAAACAAGCAGAAATCAAAGCACTCGGAGAAGATGGGTTTTGGAGAGGAAAGGTAGAACTGGATGGAAATTCATTTTATGCCATCATAGGCAACCGCCCAGTAGGAACCCTTTATGGTACATATAATTGGTTAAACTCTATACAAAGTAATACTTTCGATAAGTCAACAGAATTAGCTGATGCCCCGAAGATTAACATTAGAATGTTAAACCATTGGGACAATCTAGACAGAACTGTAGAAAGAGGCTATGCCGGTTTTTCAATCTGGGATTGGCATAGGCTTCCCGGCTATATAGATCCCCGGTATGTTGACTATGCGAGAGCGAATGCTTCCCTAGGAATCAATGCTGTATCCCTCACTAATGTCAATGCAAATGCGCTGATAATGACTACTGATTTCATGAAGAAAGCAAAAGCTCTTGCTGACGTTTTCAGACCTTATGGAATCAAGGTTTTTCTCACTGCCCGCTTCTCTGCTCCTATGCAACTGGAGGGTCTGAAAACGGCCGATCCACTTGATCCTGAAGTAATAGCTTTCTGGAAGAAAAAGGCAGATGAACTTTATACCCATATCCCTGATTTTGGAGGCTTCTTGGTTAAAGCAAATTCCGAAGGGCAACCGGGCCCTCACGAATATGGCCGTAATCATGCCGAGGGAGCAAACATGCTCGCTGATGCTTTAGCACCTCATGGGGGAGTATTGATCTGGCGGGCATTTGTCTATTCCCATGAAGACGAAGTGGATAGACACATGCAGGCAAATAATGAGTTTGAACCGTTAGATGGTAAATTCAAAGACAATGTAATCATACAGATCAAAAACGGCGCGATAGACTTTCAGCCCCGTGAACCTTTCCACCCGCTCTACGGAGCGATCAATGAAACCAACGTGGGGATGGAATTTCAGATTACCCAAGAGTACCTGGGGCAGGCTACTAACCTGGTGTACCTGGCTCCTATGTGGGAGGAGGTGCTAAAAACTAAAACATACAAACCAAGTCCGGTCTCCACAGTAGGCAGTATTCTGGAAGGGAAGGAAACAGGTCAGAAAATGACCTTGATCGCCGGAGTATCTAATATTGGCACCGACCACAACTGGACAGGCCATCTTTTCGCCCAGTCCAACTGGTTTGCATTTGGTAAAATGGCCTGGAATCCGGAGGTTACCTCACATGAAATAGCAGAAGAATGGACAAAGCTTACTTTCGGCTTAGATCGGGAAGTAGTATCAAAAGTCGGAGAAATTCTGATGGAATCCCATGAGGCTGCAGTGGACTATATGACTCCACTGGGATTGCATCACATCATGGGAAGAAGCCATCATTATGGGCCAGGCCCTTGGGTAATGGGTGGAAGAGCTGACTGGACTGCGCCTTATTACCATCAGGCCGATAGTCTGGGGATAGGTTTTGACAGGACAGGTGAAGGAAGCGGAGCTTTGGAGCAATATGCTCCTGAAATTGTGAAAAAATGGTCTGATCCAAATCAAATACCGGAGAAATATCTGCTCTGGTTCCATCATCTACCATGGGATTTCCAATTGAAAGATGGGAATACACTCTGGGAAGGAATAGCCTACCACTATGACAGAGGCGTAAAAGAAGTGAGGGAAATGCAGGCAACCTGGGCTTCATTGGAATCCAAAATCGATCCTGAGGAATTTGATCATGTCAAACAGCTCTTGGAAATCCAGGAAGAAGAAGCAGAATGGTGGAGAAATGCCTGCTTACTTTACTTTCAAACCTTCTCAAAACTTCCTTTTCCTGATGATATCGAGCAACCTGAAGGAGATCTGGAGTATTATAAGAGCCTTCAGTTCCCGAACGCGCCAGGGATATAA
- a CDS encoding VOC family protein, giving the protein MDLPNYTIPAATRIGHIHLKVSDLQRSLDFYQGLLGFELVTMYGQDAAFISAGGYHHHIGLNTWQSKGGKPAPKNTAGLFHTAILLPSRRDLAVLLKRLVDANYPLTGAADHGVSEALYLDDPDENGVELYWDRPKEEWPKNPDGSIMMYTRQLDINGLLAEI; this is encoded by the coding sequence ATGGATCTTCCAAACTATACGATTCCCGCTGCCACCCGCATTGGCCATATTCATTTGAAAGTCTCTGACCTACAGAGGTCATTGGATTTCTATCAGGGCTTATTGGGTTTTGAGCTTGTCACCATGTACGGGCAAGATGCTGCGTTTATTTCAGCGGGAGGATATCACCATCATATCGGCCTGAATACATGGCAAAGTAAGGGAGGAAAACCTGCGCCTAAGAATACCGCAGGGCTATTCCATACGGCAATCCTTCTACCCAGCAGGCGTGATTTGGCTGTACTCCTGAAAAGACTGGTAGATGCAAATTATCCACTTACCGGGGCGGCAGATCATGGAGTGTCAGAAGCCTTGTACCTGGATGATCCGGATGAAAATGGGGTCGAACTATATTGGGACAGACCAAAAGAGGAATGGCCTAAGAATCCTGATGGAAGTATCATGATGTACACGAGGCAATTGGACATCAATGGTCTTTTGGCAGAGATTTAA
- a CDS encoding UvrD-helicase domain-containing protein gives MEQKPFIIYKSSAGSGKTYTLTLEYLKLALQSPHAYKQILAVTFTNKATQEMKERIVEELKRLRSEVHPAEKMDAELMNALKVDEDGLKVLAKQTLTAILHDYGRFSVTTIDSFFQKVVRAFAREIDLNAKFDVELDQLAVLDRVVDRVVMLVMEDEFLHKWLVDYAYEQIQNGKSWDIRRNIRGLGQQIFQEDFKKYAPEIKLFLQDKQNITLLQSFVRERKNEISAIAKELGKQADAIRISNGLEWTDFAGGSRSFARIFEKFGERNQPIPVLTDSQLGKIDNPDAWFSKSSKQIDSILAAYDQGLNLILHQSVALISKWNTLQAIAKNNYVYGVFRNLLDELTLIKDEENILLISDANEFLKEITKGNDTPFIYEKVGNQYKNYLIDEFQDTSGFQWDSFKPLLENSLGNGQINLLVGDVKQSIYRWRGGEMKLLLSQVEDEIGKKNIKLENLDTNFRSLPHIINFNNAVFKVLPQAMEQVLSTAYGVENPQILSQAYADAFQKVSPKKSKSEFKGKVKLEFIDPKDQEEECSFDEVVLSKLPEMVMELQDHGYALEDIAFLVRRKSEGEAIADCLMSYAATNPELPYGFDVLSDESMYLNKAASVKALISGFNYLHNPADKVQFKTMWYYLAVMLDAPVTHELFALDKMPLSLQEKVNAFQEREYLMLQLPLMEALEELIKVLGLMELGLEKAYISGFKEAVYDFTANNRADLSGFLEWWEINKTKRTVKIPEGHNAMRILTIHKSKGLQFKVVVMPFLKWTIFDTNKGNVVWSPFEDKEKGLSAIIPLTLNGDLANSDFSETYAEEATMAYLDSLNMLYVALTRAEDVFIGYVPFKEKIGSQNSMEVQLQQLIQSHVDQKDKLSLTSYYDSESKVFEFGEWPSTQVSVLVPFQSPELRWAYKNWSEVLTLKKYAVDFSEEGLEQRKKQKFGLIVHEILELSRNKASALQNLQKFYFEGRLNEEEKQLVEGQLDRLFQDPVFASWFGTEGILLSEQGILLPGGKQKRPDRIILNEKEAVIVDFKTGEAHSRYANQVREYMSLVSNLSQKQTKGYLCYLESGLIEEVYA, from the coding sequence ATGGAACAAAAACCCTTCATCATCTATAAATCCTCTGCCGGGTCGGGAAAAACTTACACCCTCACGCTGGAGTATCTGAAACTTGCCCTTCAAAGCCCCCATGCCTATAAGCAGATCCTGGCCGTAACCTTCACCAATAAGGCAACCCAGGAAATGAAGGAGCGGATAGTGGAAGAATTGAAAAGGCTGCGGTCAGAAGTACATCCGGCAGAGAAGATGGATGCAGAATTGATGAATGCTCTGAAAGTGGATGAGGATGGCTTGAAGGTGCTGGCAAAACAGACCCTTACAGCAATTTTGCATGATTACGGCAGGTTTTCAGTCACTACCATAGATAGTTTCTTTCAGAAGGTAGTGCGGGCATTTGCGAGGGAGATAGATCTGAATGCCAAGTTTGACGTGGAATTAGATCAGCTGGCAGTACTGGATCGGGTGGTGGATCGGGTGGTGATGCTTGTGATGGAAGACGAATTTTTGCACAAATGGCTGGTGGATTATGCCTATGAACAGATACAAAATGGAAAATCCTGGGACATAAGGCGGAACATACGAGGACTTGGTCAGCAGATTTTCCAGGAAGATTTTAAGAAATATGCTCCTGAAATCAAGTTGTTTCTGCAGGATAAGCAAAATATTACTTTACTACAGTCTTTTGTCCGGGAGCGTAAAAATGAAATCAGTGCTATCGCCAAGGAATTGGGAAAGCAAGCTGATGCAATCAGGATTTCAAATGGATTGGAATGGACGGATTTTGCCGGAGGTTCTAGATCCTTCGCAAGGATTTTTGAAAAATTCGGCGAACGAAATCAGCCTATACCGGTTCTTACGGATTCACAACTGGGGAAAATCGATAATCCTGATGCTTGGTTTTCTAAATCGAGTAAGCAAATTGACTCGATTTTAGCAGCTTATGACCAGGGACTGAATCTGATTTTGCATCAGAGTGTTGCCTTGATTTCCAAGTGGAATACACTTCAGGCTATCGCTAAAAACAATTATGTGTATGGGGTTTTTAGAAATCTCCTCGATGAACTTACCTTGATCAAAGATGAGGAGAATATCCTACTGATCTCAGATGCCAATGAGTTTCTGAAAGAAATCACCAAGGGAAATGATACGCCTTTTATCTATGAGAAGGTTGGAAATCAATATAAAAATTACCTGATCGATGAATTTCAGGATACTTCCGGGTTTCAGTGGGATAGCTTTAAGCCCCTTTTGGAAAACTCTCTCGGAAATGGCCAGATAAATCTCCTGGTCGGTGATGTGAAACAGTCCATTTACCGCTGGCGGGGCGGGGAGATGAAGCTATTGCTTTCCCAGGTAGAGGATGAAATAGGCAAAAAGAATATCAAACTGGAAAATCTGGATACCAATTTCAGAAGCTTACCTCATATCATCAACTTTAATAATGCCGTTTTTAAAGTTTTACCGCAGGCGATGGAGCAGGTTTTAAGTACTGCCTATGGTGTTGAGAATCCGCAAATTTTATCCCAGGCCTATGCAGATGCCTTTCAGAAAGTTTCGCCCAAGAAATCCAAATCTGAATTTAAAGGGAAAGTGAAACTGGAGTTTATTGATCCCAAAGATCAAGAGGAGGAGTGCAGTTTTGATGAAGTGGTTTTGTCCAAATTGCCCGAAATGGTCATGGAGCTGCAAGATCACGGATATGCCCTAGAGGACATCGCTTTTTTGGTAAGAAGAAAATCAGAAGGTGAAGCTATTGCGGATTGCCTGATGAGTTATGCTGCCACAAATCCTGAATTACCCTATGGTTTTGACGTGCTCTCGGACGAATCCATGTATCTGAACAAGGCTGCCTCTGTGAAAGCTTTGATCTCAGGCTTCAATTACCTGCACAATCCGGCGGACAAAGTTCAGTTCAAAACCATGTGGTATTATCTGGCAGTCATGCTGGATGCCCCGGTAACCCACGAACTTTTTGCCCTGGATAAAATGCCGCTTTCCCTTCAGGAGAAAGTCAATGCTTTTCAGGAGAGGGAGTATTTAATGCTTCAGTTGCCACTGATGGAAGCATTGGAAGAGTTGATCAAGGTACTTGGTTTAATGGAATTGGGTTTGGAAAAGGCTTACATTTCCGGATTTAAGGAAGCTGTTTATGACTTTACTGCGAACAATAGGGCTGATCTAAGTGGATTTCTGGAATGGTGGGAAATCAATAAAACCAAAAGAACTGTCAAAATTCCCGAAGGTCACAATGCCATGAGAATTCTCACAATTCACAAATCCAAGGGCCTGCAATTCAAAGTGGTAGTGATGCCTTTTCTGAAATGGACGATCTTCGACACCAATAAAGGGAATGTAGTCTGGTCGCCTTTTGAGGACAAGGAAAAGGGGCTTTCTGCTATAATCCCGCTGACCCTGAATGGAGATCTGGCAAATTCAGATTTTAGTGAAACTTATGCAGAAGAGGCTACTATGGCTTATCTAGACAGTTTGAATATGCTCTATGTGGCGCTCACCAGGGCTGAGGATGTATTTATAGGATACGTTCCCTTTAAGGAGAAAATAGGATCCCAGAATTCCATGGAAGTGCAGCTTCAACAATTGATCCAGTCACATGTAGATCAAAAGGATAAATTAAGCCTGACTTCATATTATGACTCAGAGTCAAAAGTGTTTGAATTCGGAGAATGGCCAAGTACCCAGGTTAGCGTTCTTGTTCCTTTTCAGTCTCCGGAACTCCGTTGGGCTTATAAAAACTGGTCTGAAGTATTGACCTTAAAAAAGTATGCTGTGGATTTCTCTGAGGAAGGATTGGAGCAGCGGAAAAAGCAAAAATTTGGTTTGATTGTCCATGAAATCCTGGAACTCTCCAGGAATAAAGCCAGTGCACTTCAGAATTTACAGAAGTTTTATTTTGAGGGTCGGCTGAATGAGGAAGAAAAACAATTGGTGGAGGGACAACTCGACCGTTTGTTTCAAGATCCAGTTTTTGCTTCATGGTTTGGTACAGAAGGCATCTTGCTTTCTGAGCAAGGCATTCTTCTTCCCGGCGGAAAGCAAAAAAGGCCGGATCGGATTATATTAAATGAAAAGGAAGCTGTCATTGTTGATTTTAAAACCGGGGAAGCGCATAGCCGCTATGCCAACCAAGTGCGGGAATACATGTCTTTAGTTTCCAATCTTTCCCAAAAGCAGACAAAAGGCTATTTATGTTATTTGGAATCAGGGTTAATCGAGGAGGTTTATGCATAG